One Halarcobacter ebronensis genomic window carries:
- a CDS encoding replicative DNA helicase translates to MDSIYSVNIERAVLSSILFNPEEIEDVLGVLKPKDFYLPAHQKIFDVMVKLHSSDMPIDEEFIRKRVDSKDVDDSILLEILSANPITNTLAYVREIKDGAVKRELANLATTIKKVALEDETSANDALDVVQGELYKISTDSATSELKNMEVVTGDTLSYIKKMKELGNKHLIGETTGFYDLDKRTTGFNQGDLVIIAARPAMGKTALVLNMCLKNVEAGKGVIFFSLEMPAEQLMLRMLAAKTSIPLQNLRKGDLDDNQWSNLNGAFEDLNRKKLFVDDGGSVNINQLRARVRKLAQNEENKISMVIIDYLQLMQGVGNKDRHQEVSDISRGLKMLAREMKIPIIALSQLNRGLENRPDKRPMLSDLRESGAIEQDADIIMFVYRDDVYKEREEARKEKEASDKGEEYKSKFVNKPVEEAEIIIGKQRNGPIGTVKLDFQKQFTRFIDKENANDAPIEVVFESIADTNKETNIEIPNIL, encoded by the coding sequence ATGGATAGTATATATAGTGTAAATATTGAAAGAGCTGTTTTAAGCTCAATTCTTTTTAATCCCGAAGAGATTGAAGATGTTTTAGGGGTTTTAAAACCAAAAGATTTTTATCTGCCTGCGCACCAAAAGATTTTTGATGTAATGGTAAAACTTCATAGTTCAGATATGCCAATTGATGAAGAGTTTATTAGAAAAAGAGTTGATTCAAAAGATGTTGATGACTCAATATTATTAGAAATCTTGTCTGCAAACCCAATTACAAATACTTTAGCATATGTACGAGAGATAAAAGATGGTGCAGTTAAAAGAGAACTTGCTAACTTAGCAACAACTATTAAAAAAGTTGCTCTAGAAGATGAAACAAGTGCAAATGATGCTTTAGATGTAGTGCAAGGGGAGCTTTACAAAATCTCAACAGATAGTGCAACTTCAGAGCTAAAAAATATGGAAGTTGTAACAGGAGATACCCTTTCATATATTAAAAAAATGAAAGAGTTGGGAAATAAACACCTAATTGGTGAAACCACAGGATTTTATGATTTAGATAAAAGAACAACTGGATTTAACCAAGGGGATTTAGTAATTATTGCAGCCCGTCCAGCAATGGGAAAAACAGCATTAGTTTTAAATATGTGCCTTAAAAATGTTGAAGCAGGAAAAGGTGTAATCTTCTTTTCTCTGGAGATGCCAGCAGAACAACTTATGTTAAGGATGCTTGCTGCTAAAACCTCTATCCCTTTACAAAATCTTAGAAAAGGTGATTTAGATGATAATCAATGGTCAAATCTAAATGGAGCCTTTGAAGATTTAAATAGAAAAAAACTCTTTGTGGATGATGGAGGAAGTGTTAATATTAATCAATTAAGAGCTAGAGTTAGAAAACTTGCTCAAAATGAAGAGAATAAAATCTCAATGGTTATTATAGATTATCTTCAACTTATGCAAGGGGTTGGAAATAAAGATAGACACCAAGAAGTATCAGATATTTCAAGGGGTTTAAAAATGCTTGCAAGGGAGATGAAAATACCAATTATTGCCCTTTCTCAGTTAAATAGGGGACTTGAAAATAGACCAGATAAAAGACCAATGTTAAGTGACTTAAGAGAATCTGGAGCAATAGAACAAGATGCAGATATTATTATGTTTGTTTATAGAGATGATGTGTACAAAGAGAGAGAAGAGGCAAGAAAAGAGAAAGAGGCATCTGATAAGGGTGAAGAGTATAAATCAAAATTCGTAAATAAACCTGTTGAAGAGGCTGAAATTATTATTGGTAAACAAAGAAACGGTCCAATAGGTACTGTAAAACTTGATTTCCAAAAACAGTTTACAAGATTTATTGATAAAGAGAATGCAAATGATGCCCCAATTGAGGTTGTTTTTGAATCAATTGCTGATACTAATAAAGAGACAAATATAGAGATACCAAATATTTTATAA
- a CDS encoding type II secretion system protein → MKMAFSLLELIFAIVVIGIISSFALPKYLDTRNQAMASTIQRDVVTAISSIQTYYLINRKIDNIGDALTLNTQYWHTEKMKTIFDENSKDCVILEITDEKIQIIVNEEAGSVCEELVKRGITTQDIDLI, encoded by the coding sequence ATGAAAATGGCTTTTTCTCTATTAGAACTTATATTTGCCATAGTTGTTATTGGCATAATCTCTTCTTTTGCTCTTCCAAAATACTTAGATACAAGAAACCAAGCAATGGCTTCAACCATACAAAGAGATGTGGTCACTGCTATAAGTTCCATACAAACATACTACTTAATAAATAGAAAAATTGATAATATTGGGGATGCTCTTACATTAAATACTCAATATTGGCATACAGAAAAAATGAAAACTATCTTTGATGAAAATAGCAAAGATTGTGTTATTTTAGAAATTACAGATGAAAAAATTCAAATTATAGTAAATGAAGAAGCTGGTTCTGTTTGTGAAGAGCTTGTAAAAAGAGGAATAACTACACAAGATATTGATTTAATATAA
- the gmhB gene encoding D-glycero-beta-D-manno-heptose 1,7-bisphosphate 7-phosphatase has translation MQRAVFLDRDGVVNVEKNYTSKIEDFEFIDSLFDSLKYLQSLGYKLFIITNQSGIARGYYSIDDYKILTNWMIDKLGEEGIVIDQVEFCPHGPEDNCSCRKPKTGMVDNILKKHEIDLENSWLIGDKTADIECAKNAKIKNTIQVKSGHKFDEKTSIADFVCDSIKDIKNIIKT, from the coding sequence ATGCAAAGAGCAGTATTTTTGGATAGAGATGGTGTAGTTAATGTTGAAAAAAATTATACTTCTAAAATAGAAGATTTTGAATTTATTGATTCTTTATTTGATTCTTTAAAATATCTACAATCTTTAGGTTATAAACTTTTTATAATAACAAATCAATCAGGTATTGCAAGGGGTTATTATAGTATCGATGATTATAAAATATTAACAAATTGGATGATTGATAAATTAGGTGAAGAAGGCATAGTTATAGATCAAGTTGAATTTTGTCCCCATGGTCCAGAAGATAATTGCTCTTGTAGAAAACCAAAAACAGGTATGGTTGATAATATCCTTAAAAAACATGAGATTGATTTAGAAAACTCTTGGCTAATTGGTGACAAAACAGCTGATATAGAGTGTGCAAAAAATGCAAAAATAAAAAATACAATTCAAGTAAAATCGGGACATAAGTTTGATGAAAAAACTTCAATTGCAGATTTTGTATGTGATTCTATTAAAGATATAAAAAATATTATTAAAACTTGA
- a CDS encoding adenine phosphoribosyltransferase, protein MILNEADKNLIQNSIRDVHDFPKEGIVFKDITTLLNNKEAFKTLMNHLEERYKSYNLDYICGIDSRGFIFGAALADRLGIGFVPVRKKGKLPSTTVCEKYELEYGYDEVEIHLDAFPKKKPNVLLIDDLIATGGTATAASKLIKKIDANLLEACFILNLTFLNGVKKVEEHTKVYAVLDI, encoded by the coding sequence ATGATATTAAACGAAGCAGATAAAAATTTAATTCAAAATTCAATTAGAGATGTACACGATTTCCCAAAAGAGGGTATTGTATTTAAAGATATTACAACCCTTTTAAACAATAAAGAAGCTTTTAAAACTCTTATGAATCACTTAGAAGAGAGATACAAATCTTATAACTTAGATTATATTTGTGGTATTGATTCTAGAGGGTTTATTTTTGGAGCAGCATTGGCGGATAGACTTGGAATTGGTTTTGTTCCTGTTAGAAAAAAAGGGAAACTTCCTAGTACAACTGTATGTGAAAAATATGAGTTAGAGTATGGTTATGATGAGGTAGAGATACATCTTGATGCTTTCCCTAAGAAAAAACCAAATGTTTTACTTATAGATGATTTAATTGCAACTGGTGGTACTGCAACCGCAGCTTCAAAACTTATAAAAAAAATTGATGCAAATTTACTTGAAGCTTGTTTTATTCTTAATCTTACATTTTTAAATGGTGTAAAAAAAGTTGAAGAGCATACAAAAGTGTATGCAGTTTTAGATATATAA
- the trpB gene encoding tryptophan synthase subunit beta, whose amino-acid sequence MKENYYIPKPSKFDPDVNGHFGKFGGRYVPETLMPILIELEESYKKFRFDKEFWKEVDYLLKDYVGRESPLYFAKNISDEIGAKVYLKREDLNHTGAHKVNNVIAQGLLAKKLGKTKVIAETGAGQHGVATATIAALLGLECTVFMGAKDVERQELNVFRMKLLGAKVVPVKSGSKTLKDAMNDAIRYWVTNARDTFYIIGTVAGPHPYPMMVRDFQSIIGWEARRQIQEKEGRLPDFVIACIGGGSNAIGSFSHFLEDKETKCIGIEAGGFGIDTNKHGCSLKKGTPGVLHGQCSYLLQDEDGQVLEAHSISAGLDYPGIGPEHSFLNDEGVVDYDNITDQEAMDAFVWLSQKEGIIPAFESAHAVAYLKKAKEKFKNKLLIITISGRGDKDMVQAKEILHFS is encoded by the coding sequence ATGAAAGAGAATTATTATATTCCAAAACCTTCTAAATTTGACCCAGATGTAAATGGACATTTTGGCAAATTTGGGGGAAGATATGTTCCAGAAACCTTGATGCCAATTCTAATTGAGTTAGAAGAGAGTTATAAAAAATTTAGATTTGATAAAGAGTTTTGGAAAGAGGTTGATTATCTATTAAAAGATTATGTGGGAAGAGAATCTCCACTATATTTTGCAAAAAATATTAGTGACGAAATAGGTGCTAAAGTCTATTTAAAAAGAGAAGATTTAAACCACACAGGAGCTCATAAAGTAAATAATGTTATTGCCCAAGGGCTTCTTGCAAAAAAACTTGGAAAAACAAAAGTTATTGCTGAAACTGGTGCTGGACAACATGGAGTTGCAACTGCTACAATTGCTGCACTTCTAGGTTTAGAATGTACAGTTTTTATGGGTGCAAAAGATGTTGAAAGACAAGAGTTAAATGTGTTTAGAATGAAACTTCTAGGAGCAAAAGTTGTCCCTGTTAAAAGTGGAAGTAAAACACTTAAAGATGCTATGAACGACGCAATTAGATACTGGGTTACAAATGCAAGAGACACTTTTTATATAATTGGAACTGTTGCAGGTCCTCACCCATATCCTATGATGGTTAGAGATTTTCAAAGTATTATTGGTTGGGAAGCTAGAAGACAGATACAAGAGAAAGAGGGAAGACTTCCTGATTTCGTCATTGCATGTATTGGTGGTGGTTCTAATGCAATAGGTTCTTTTTCTCACTTTTTAGAAGATAAAGAAACTAAATGTATTGGAATTGAAGCTGGTGGATTTGGTATTGATACTAATAAACATGGATGTTCACTTAAAAAAGGAACTCCAGGGGTTTTACATGGTCAGTGTTCATATCTTCTTCAAGATGAGGATGGACAAGTTTTAGAAGCACACTCAATTTCTGCTGGACTTGATTATCCAGGGATTGGTCCAGAACACTCATTTTTAAATGATGAGGGTGTAGTTGATTATGATAATATTACAGATCAAGAGGCAATGGATGCTTTTGTATGGCTTAGTCAAAAAGAGGGAATTATTCCAGCATTTGAAAGTGCCCATGCAGTTGCTTATTTAAAAAAAGCAAAAGAGAAATTCAAAAATAAATTATTAATTATTACCATCTCTGGACGTGGTGATAAGGATATGGTTCAAGCAAAAGAGATACTACACTTTAGTTAG